Below is a genomic region from Citrobacter tructae.
GCAACAATTTCGCCGCACAAGGGTTAACGCTGTTCACCCTGCGCAATGGTTCGCCGAAAGGCATGCCTTTTGAGAAATGCTACGCCGAGAAAATCATGCATGTTCGCGATGCACAGGTGACACCGATGCATTTTCACTGGCGCAAACGCGAAGACATTATCAATCGCGGCGGCGGTAATTTAATTGTGGAACTGTGGAATGCGGGGATCCGGGAGCAAAAGGAGGACAGCGACGTTAGCGTGGTGATTGACGGCTGTCGACAAACCCATGCGGCGGGCAGCCAGTTGCGCCTGACGCCCGGTGAAAGTATCTGCCTGCCGCCGGGACTGTATCACAGCTTCTGGGCGGAAGAAGGGTTTGGCGATGTGCTGGTTGGCGAAGTTTCCTCGGTCAATGATGACGACCACGATAACCATTTCCTGCAACCTATCGCCCGCTACAACGACATTGAAGAAGATGAACCGGCGCTGCTGGTGCTGTGTAACGAGTATCGCCTGTTCCGCTAACCAAGGAGCGCATTATGCCGTTGATATCTCTCGCTGATGGCCTTGCCCATGCCCGCGAGCACCGCTATGCCTTAGGGGCGTTTAACGTTCTGGATTCACATTTCCTGCGCGCGCTGTTTGCCGCTGCAAAGCAGGAACGTTCACCGTTTATCATCAACATCGCCGAAGTACATTTTAAATATATCTCGCTGGATTCCCTTGTCGAAGCGGTCAAGTTCGAAGC
It encodes:
- a CDS encoding D-lyxose/D-mannose family sugar isomerase, with the translated sequence MKRSAINEILGHTRQFFSLHDVHLPPFASFPPTQWRKLDASAWSEVFDLKLGWDVTAFGGNNFAAQGLTLFTLRNGSPKGMPFEKCYAEKIMHVRDAQVTPMHFHWRKREDIINRGGGNLIVELWNAGIREQKEDSDVSVVIDGCRQTHAAGSQLRLTPGESICLPPGLYHSFWAEEGFGDVLVGEVSSVNDDDHDNHFLQPIARYNDIEEDEPALLVLCNEYRLFR